From a single Paenibacillus sp. FSL W8-0426 genomic region:
- a CDS encoding dynamin family protein, whose amino-acid sequence MTRTVNAPDLAKPLLPLRAALEQTGDQTAVQAITDLIGKAETTQLTIAFCGHFSAGKSSLINSLCGKRVLPSSPVPTSANVVSIRNGEPRALIYTADNESADMHGNSHAPLEVFPEQLQEYCKNGGAYRAIEVWDDIPMLGDDGVLLDTPGVDSTDKGHSLATHSALHLADVVFYVMDYNHVQSESNLSFAKSLSDWGKPLFLIVNQIDKHRDRELAFDEYVRGVEAIFEAWEVKYDGLLFTSLRDKEHLYNQWQLIPIIIRHLLEQKEPLIRHSLASSASHVTEQHLLRREEEQEEEKSGLLEQIGGREGVERLERQLAELSREEKELRTKPSSERETFRGELESLLSNANLTPADIRTAAGAFLESRKPGFRVGFLFAGNKTEQEKERRSTELLRMLRDQAGGQVEVHIRTMLRQLGEKHGLWDAKWEEWLNQELPVLDEAMLDQVRKEGAEVSPEYVLQFSKELRGEIEARYRRSAMMLADRLLDALGAQGEAALQALDASRAALLAQSASAARLVALERAAEAEAGLRSLLPSAGPLPSGVLPEVQGPHVPAPGPGEAPGPQAGTAASVAAQPRTEAPPRAAAAHGAPGGWR is encoded by the coding sequence ATGACCAGAACAGTTAACGCGCCCGACTTGGCCAAACCTCTGCTTCCGCTGCGGGCAGCGCTGGAACAGACAGGGGACCAGACAGCTGTACAAGCAATAACGGATCTGATCGGCAAGGCAGAGACAACGCAATTGACGATTGCGTTTTGCGGCCATTTTTCGGCAGGGAAATCGAGTTTGATCAATAGTTTGTGCGGGAAGCGCGTGTTGCCCTCCAGCCCCGTACCGACAAGCGCAAACGTGGTATCGATCCGAAACGGGGAACCGCGCGCACTGATCTATACTGCCGATAACGAAAGCGCTGACATGCATGGGAATTCACATGCTCCGCTTGAAGTATTTCCCGAGCAATTACAGGAGTATTGCAAAAACGGCGGAGCTTACCGCGCCATTGAAGTCTGGGACGATATCCCGATGCTGGGCGATGACGGCGTGCTGCTCGATACGCCTGGGGTCGATTCGACGGATAAAGGGCATAGTTTGGCAACCCATTCGGCGCTTCATCTTGCCGATGTGGTCTTTTATGTTATGGATTACAATCACGTACAGTCCGAAAGCAATTTGTCATTTGCCAAAAGCCTGTCGGATTGGGGTAAACCTTTGTTTCTCATCGTGAATCAAATTGATAAGCACAGAGACCGTGAACTGGCCTTTGATGAGTATGTACGCGGCGTAGAAGCCATATTTGAAGCATGGGAAGTGAAGTATGACGGGCTGCTGTTCACATCCTTGAGGGATAAGGAACATCTCTATAATCAGTGGCAGCTCATTCCGATCATCATTCGCCATCTGCTCGAACAGAAGGAACCGCTTATCCGTCACAGCTTGGCCAGTTCGGCAAGCCATGTTACCGAGCAGCATTTGCTCAGACGAGAGGAAGAGCAGGAAGAAGAGAAGTCTGGGCTGCTTGAGCAAATTGGAGGCCGTGAAGGCGTGGAGCGCCTGGAACGCCAACTGGCTGAGCTGAGCCGCGAAGAAAAAGAGCTGCGTACCAAGCCTTCAAGCGAACGCGAAACATTTCGCGGAGAACTGGAATCGCTCTTGTCGAATGCCAATCTGACGCCTGCGGATATTCGAACAGCGGCAGGTGCATTTCTGGAAAGCCGTAAACCGGGTTTCCGCGTTGGATTTTTGTTCGCGGGGAACAAAACGGAACAGGAGAAAGAACGGCGGTCCACGGAACTGCTGCGCATGCTCCGGGATCAGGCTGGCGGCCAGGTCGAAGTGCACATTCGCACGATGCTGCGGCAATTGGGCGAAAAGCACGGGTTATGGGATGCAAAATGGGAAGAGTGGCTGAATCAGGAGCTTCCCGTTTTGGATGAAGCGATGCTGGATCAGGTTCGCAAGGAAGGGGCCGAAGTGTCCCCTGAGTATGTGCTGCAATTCAGCAAAGAGCTGCGGGGCGAGATCGAGGCCCGCTATCGCCGGTCGGCCATGATGCTGGCCGACCGCCTGCTGGATGCGCTGGGCGCGCAAGGCGAAGCCGCGCTCCAGGCGCTGGACGCCAGCCGCGCAGCGCTGCTGGCGCAATCCGCCTCGGCGGCGCGCCTCGTGGCGCTGGAGCGCGCCGCCGAGGCGGAGGCAGGGCTGCGCAGCCTGCTGCCTTCGGCGGGCCCGCTGCCCTCCGGCGTATTGCCGGAGGTGCAGGGCCCGCACGTGCCTGCGCCGGGGCCGGGCGAAGCCCCCGGCCCGCAGGCGGGCACGGCCGCGTCCGTGGCTGCGCAGCCACGGACGGAAGCGCCGCCGCGCGCAGCGGCGGCGCACGGGGCACCCGGCGGCTGGCGCTGA
- a CDS encoding NAD/NADP transhydrogenase alpha subunit gives MKCISVYTDNFEAFSDIFEQIVDQDMAENEEKEVEGITVSHSGDVPEHYLERMSVKPEVVVMKDKVRGITILQHGQVFEILLPSLENAVS, from the coding sequence ATGAAATGCATTTCCGTGTACACAGACAATTTTGAAGCTTTCTCGGACATTTTCGAGCAAATCGTAGACCAGGATATGGCCGAGAATGAAGAAAAAGAAGTAGAAGGCATCACAGTAAGCCACTCCGGCGATGTGCCAGAACATTATTTGGAGCGCATGTCCGTTAAGCCAGAGGTTGTTGTCATGAAAGACAAAGTGAGAGGCATCACGATTTTGCAGCATGGCCAAGTTTTCGAAATTTTGCTGCCTTCGCTGGAGAACGCCGTTTCCTAA
- the nth gene encoding endonuclease III: protein MNAATVRHILDTMAAMFPDAHCELNHENAFELTVAVLLSAQCTDETVNKVTADLFQKYKSPADYLAVPLEELEQDIRRIGLYRNKAKHIQNMCRILIDQYDGDVPQEHDQLVTLPGVGRKTANVVVSNAFGVPAIAVDTHVERVSKRLGLAGWDDSVLEVEKKLMKRVPRDEWTITHHRFIFFGRYHCKAQNPQCEVCPLLDVCREGKKRMKTPKIRKDKVRGTTSRQKLNS from the coding sequence ATGAATGCAGCAACGGTAAGACATATCCTTGATACGATGGCAGCCATGTTTCCGGATGCGCACTGTGAATTGAACCATGAGAATGCGTTCGAATTGACCGTAGCTGTCTTGTTGTCTGCCCAGTGTACCGACGAAACGGTAAACAAAGTCACCGCAGACCTGTTCCAAAAGTACAAAAGCCCTGCCGATTATTTGGCTGTGCCTTTGGAAGAGCTTGAGCAGGATATTCGGCGGATCGGCTTATATCGGAACAAGGCCAAGCATATTCAGAACATGTGCCGGATTCTGATCGATCAGTACGATGGCGATGTGCCGCAGGAACACGATCAGCTCGTGACGCTGCCGGGAGTTGGACGCAAAACGGCGAATGTCGTTGTTTCTAACGCTTTTGGCGTGCCGGCAATTGCGGTGGATACCCACGTTGAACGTGTATCCAAGCGTCTGGGTTTGGCTGGCTGGGACGATTCCGTCCTTGAAGTCGAGAAAAAACTGATGAAGCGGGTACCTCGGGATGAGTGGACCATCACTCATCACCGATTCATTTTTTTCGGACGTTATCATTGCAAGGCGCAGAACCCCCAATGCGAAGTTTGTCCATTGCTGGACGTGTGCAGGGAAGGGAAAAAGCGTATGAAAACGCCCAAAATCAGGAAAGATAAGGTACGTGGCACCACCTCAAGGCAAAAATTAAATTCTTAA
- a CDS encoding S-layer homology domain-containing protein, translating to MTFKYNNPSHSKKVMSAMLAGMMALSGGGAALAAESTETGQGQPAATTTSAAQTGLFSDIKAGYWAEKHVYKLASQGILLGNNGLFRPGDAVTQQEAVTMAIRFMNKENQLNDGTTAALPTNMEVSNYFKPYVALALQLGLINQTEETAADVANTTWGQKPASREWTAKLLIRALGKNDEAKAQNAQSTGFADNDSISDSAKGYVNLAVSLDLAKGVDGNKFNPTGTVTRAQLATFFSRGEGLTDTAYPNTYTGYVTGLKENQITLVANGKTMNFTVNSSTPYFTKDSEVRAAGPNVQLYTKVLIVGGSNGAASYVELLDATPQVESVEGTFARALSGNKVGIFVGENYETYAYDESTAFIDQNGNAIKVSDITADSTVEIQRETFSADKKTVVIRVKSGIVNKSDSGTVTEVNPSGKTIKITNAAGQSEQYTYNDNLIIRYRDRILPVAELTAGSAIKYTVKDSVLQTVELSQGVEQNVRATLVEIGGNQSTLTFKREGGSLEAKLLVDQPEVIISGIEKATLSDLITDADNGDQVELTLNSDDRVTRIQVVSRQMEPMNGASVVSYNSKTKVLTVLDSNKRPYVFTLDEKTKLDYNAAKPTLAGLETLLNEGRKIDLTYVGTRALSVKVIYKYEGTLSNIDTANKKISLLSNNQTVTVAYYSVPTIEIYNKAGAGLSDLKVGDSVTITLNGAQDAVQKIALNTTAQFEILSIETNGRILVKSDLLTSHFYVDQAVLTGENGQSITAAQLAAGNLINVTFEGTTAKAVQVVKRTLGQVTAVDASSVTLKLFNGQTETVPVSGTIKVLKSGSTLTTIGSLTAGDRVEVTKDTDNSTRFRVMTVANRQFWSYDAVGNQILVKRESTSDTNYRFALSSGTYVHQGDTTLSVQSLKDNDNIVLYLLGNVVLEIQKQ from the coding sequence GTGACTTTTAAATATAACAATCCATCACACTCGAAAAAAGTAATGTCCGCCATGCTTGCAGGCATGATGGCCCTGAGCGGAGGAGGTGCCGCACTGGCTGCCGAATCGACCGAAACGGGACAAGGACAGCCAGCGGCAACCACCACTTCGGCCGCACAAACAGGCCTGTTTAGCGATATTAAAGCAGGGTACTGGGCTGAAAAACATGTATACAAGCTGGCATCCCAAGGGATCCTTCTCGGAAATAACGGTCTGTTCCGTCCGGGAGACGCCGTAACGCAGCAAGAAGCCGTAACAATGGCCATCCGTTTCATGAATAAAGAAAACCAGTTGAATGACGGCACGACTGCAGCATTACCGACAAACATGGAAGTGAGCAACTATTTCAAGCCGTATGTCGCATTGGCGCTTCAACTGGGGCTTATTAATCAAACCGAAGAAACGGCTGCTGATGTAGCGAATACAACCTGGGGCCAAAAACCGGCATCCCGGGAATGGACGGCAAAGCTGCTGATCCGCGCTTTGGGCAAAAATGACGAAGCGAAAGCGCAAAATGCCCAGTCCACAGGATTTGCTGACAATGACAGCATTTCGGACAGTGCCAAAGGTTATGTAAACCTTGCTGTCAGTCTTGATCTGGCCAAAGGTGTAGACGGAAACAAATTCAATCCGACGGGGACCGTTACGCGTGCGCAGCTGGCAACGTTTTTCAGCCGCGGCGAAGGGTTGACGGACACGGCCTACCCCAACACGTACACCGGATATGTCACAGGTTTGAAAGAAAATCAAATCACGCTGGTTGCCAATGGAAAAACGATGAATTTCACGGTGAACTCCAGTACTCCGTATTTCACCAAAGACAGTGAAGTACGCGCGGCCGGACCCAATGTGCAATTGTACACCAAAGTGCTGATTGTCGGAGGATCGAATGGTGCTGCTTCCTATGTCGAATTGCTGGACGCTACCCCTCAAGTAGAGAGCGTGGAAGGCACTTTCGCGCGCGCTTTGTCCGGCAACAAAGTCGGCATCTTTGTCGGTGAAAACTACGAGACATATGCGTATGATGAGTCTACGGCATTCATCGACCAGAACGGGAATGCAATCAAGGTTTCCGACATTACCGCGGACAGTACGGTTGAAATTCAGCGCGAAACGTTCTCTGCTGACAAAAAAACCGTTGTTATTCGGGTGAAATCGGGCATCGTGAACAAAAGCGACAGCGGTACGGTAACCGAGGTCAATCCTTCGGGCAAAACGATCAAAATCACGAATGCTGCCGGCCAGTCGGAGCAGTACACGTACAATGACAACCTCATCATTCGTTATCGTGACCGTATTTTGCCTGTTGCCGAGCTTACTGCAGGCAGTGCCATCAAGTACACGGTGAAGGATAGCGTGCTGCAAACGGTTGAACTGTCGCAAGGCGTAGAACAAAACGTACGCGCTACGCTGGTAGAGATCGGTGGCAATCAATCCACGCTGACGTTTAAGCGGGAGGGTGGTTCTCTTGAAGCCAAATTGCTGGTTGACCAGCCTGAAGTGATCATTAGCGGCATCGAAAAAGCAACGCTCAGCGATCTGATTACCGATGCAGACAATGGGGATCAAGTCGAATTGACGTTGAACTCCGATGACCGCGTGACACGCATTCAGGTCGTGAGTCGTCAGATGGAGCCGATGAACGGCGCTTCAGTCGTATCGTACAACAGCAAAACGAAAGTGCTGACCGTGCTGGACAGCAACAAAAGACCGTACGTGTTCACGCTGGACGAAAAAACGAAGCTGGACTATAATGCAGCAAAACCAACGCTTGCCGGGCTGGAGACCCTTCTGAATGAAGGCCGCAAAATAGACCTGACATATGTGGGTACTCGCGCACTGTCAGTGAAAGTCATTTATAAATACGAGGGTACGCTGAGCAATATTGACACGGCGAACAAAAAGATCAGTCTGCTGTCCAATAACCAAACGGTGACGGTGGCGTATTACTCGGTGCCAACGATCGAAATTTATAACAAAGCGGGTGCCGGACTAAGCGATCTGAAGGTAGGCGATTCCGTTACGATCACGCTGAACGGAGCTCAAGATGCCGTGCAGAAGATTGCGCTGAATACAACAGCTCAATTCGAAATATTGTCCATTGAAACCAATGGCCGCATTCTAGTAAAATCCGATTTGTTGACCAGCCACTTCTATGTGGACCAAGCTGTGCTCACCGGAGAGAATGGTCAATCGATCACTGCGGCTCAATTGGCCGCAGGCAATCTGATTAATGTTACATTTGAAGGAACGACGGCAAAAGCGGTTCAGGTCGTTAAGCGTACACTGGGCCAAGTGACGGCGGTGGATGCAAGTTCTGTTACATTGAAGTTGTTCAATGGACAAACCGAAACCGTGCCTGTGAGCGGAACGATCAAAGTGCTGAAATCCGGTTCGACGCTGACGACGATTGGAAGCCTGACGGCAGGAGATCGCGTGGAAGTGACGAAAGATACGGACAATTCCACGCGTTTTCGTGTAATGACCGTAGCAAACAGGCAGTTCTGGTCGTATGATGCCGTGGGCAATCAAATTTTGGTAAAACGGGAGTCCACTTCCGACACCAATTACCGTTTCGCACTGTCATCGGGCACATATGTTCATCAGGGTGACACGACTTTAAGCGTGCAATCTCTCAAAGATAATGATAATATTGTATTGTATCTTTTGGGCAACGTGGTCCTGGAGATCCAAAAACAGTAA
- a CDS encoding GerMN domain-containing protein: MNKKIWIAALLVTVMAVAAGCGSKPTAAPAQTQGATTENNVTETEGETQITDPVTADPEQNSTGTDTVTQNGSEGGSTGSANTTDSTNTSGNGTNASSQSSETKGNSESVKQETIKVFFTDPEELELHESTAGISYASDQDKYKSAFEALQQSSDEKLVPLWAKEIELKSVTFKEGALTLDIHMPDTARLGAGGESFAIEALKNTYFQFDEVKSLDLLVDGKQLESLMGHVDLEHPMTK, translated from the coding sequence ATGAACAAAAAGATATGGATTGCAGCATTGCTAGTAACAGTGATGGCAGTTGCTGCCGGATGTGGCAGTAAACCGACAGCAGCTCCAGCTCAGACCCAAGGTGCGACAACCGAGAACAATGTGACCGAGACAGAAGGCGAGACGCAAATTACGGATCCCGTAACGGCAGATCCGGAGCAAAACTCGACCGGAACGGATACGGTGACACAGAATGGATCGGAAGGCGGTTCTACGGGGTCTGCGAATACAACCGATTCTACGAATACTTCGGGCAACGGAACGAATGCGAGTTCGCAAAGCTCCGAAACCAAAGGGAATTCCGAAAGCGTAAAGCAAGAAACGATCAAAGTGTTTTTCACGGACCCGGAAGAGCTTGAGCTGCACGAATCGACAGCCGGCATTTCATATGCGAGCGACCAGGATAAGTACAAGTCCGCATTCGAAGCGTTGCAGCAAAGCAGCGACGAGAAGCTTGTCCCGCTCTGGGCCAAGGAAATTGAACTCAAGTCCGTCACATTCAAAGAAGGCGCGTTAACGCTTGATATCCACATGCCCGATACGGCACGTTTGGGTGCAGGCGGCGAGTCTTTTGCTATCGAGGCTTTGAAAAATACGTATTTCCAATTCGACGAAGTGAAGTCCCTTGACCTGCTGGTCGACGGCAAACAGCTGGAAAGCCTGATGGGACATGTCGATCTGGAACATCCGATGACGAAATAA
- a CDS encoding N-acetylmuramoyl-L-alanine amidase family protein: protein MKKFGFLALLFVFGLVFPGYSHAAADTKIVLDGKEIVQPSDAKAENINSKVMVPIRVISESLGYGVDWQQKTSTVTISKDNTVMKMVVGKKTATVNGSNVSLDAPPIVKNGTTLVPLRFVGEQMGLKVGWNNTTKTVTLVTQNSGSGNGTITPPNAGNESGSSDQEGLVLVNAISFSENRFMIATSGSTKPNVFTMTGPDRIVIDLPNTAFADSFSEGQALDSNQNGQLVVSGYPDVSKIRYSLYNNSPSTIRFVIDLTSAKGYEVESDSGLVVINLNKEGQNTTTPGTGDGKKVVVIDAGHGDHDPGAIGITGKKEKDFNLAMALKVQALLKQESGINVVLTRSDDTFLELKQRVKIAEDIKADIFVSIHANSGPAAANGVETFYTRSTSKALADIMHKHLVQSSGLKDRGVKTASLHVTRETTMPAVLLEGGFLSNASDEAVLFTESFQNSVAKGIVAGIKEYLGIN, encoded by the coding sequence ATGAAGAAGTTCGGTTTTTTGGCACTGTTATTTGTCTTTGGGCTCGTTTTCCCGGGCTATAGCCATGCGGCCGCAGACACAAAAATTGTTCTTGATGGGAAGGAAATCGTGCAGCCATCCGACGCCAAAGCGGAAAACATCAACAGCAAAGTGATGGTTCCGATTCGCGTTATTTCCGAAAGTCTCGGATACGGCGTGGACTGGCAGCAAAAAACAAGCACCGTAACGATTTCCAAGGATAACACCGTCATGAAGATGGTCGTTGGAAAGAAAACGGCAACCGTAAACGGCAGTAACGTTAGCCTTGATGCCCCGCCAATCGTAAAAAACGGTACTACACTTGTGCCTTTGCGTTTTGTAGGCGAACAAATGGGCCTTAAGGTGGGTTGGAACAACACTACGAAGACGGTAACATTAGTTACCCAGAACTCGGGCTCCGGAAACGGAACGATCACACCTCCGAATGCAGGAAATGAAAGCGGAAGTTCAGATCAGGAAGGTCTTGTACTGGTGAACGCCATCAGCTTCAGCGAAAACCGCTTCATGATCGCCACAAGCGGCAGCACGAAGCCGAATGTTTTCACGATGACAGGACCGGATCGAATCGTTATCGATTTGCCGAACACTGCTTTCGCAGATTCTTTCAGCGAAGGACAAGCCTTGGACAGCAATCAGAATGGACAGCTCGTGGTTAGCGGTTATCCGGATGTGTCGAAAATTCGTTATTCGCTCTATAACAACAGCCCATCCACCATTCGTTTCGTCATTGATTTGACAAGTGCGAAAGGCTATGAAGTGGAGAGCGACTCAGGCCTTGTCGTCATCAACTTGAACAAAGAAGGACAAAACACAACCACTCCAGGTACTGGGGACGGAAAAAAGGTGGTTGTTATCGATGCGGGTCACGGTGATCATGATCCGGGGGCCATTGGTATTACAGGCAAAAAGGAAAAAGACTTTAATCTTGCAATGGCTTTGAAGGTTCAGGCCTTGTTGAAACAGGAATCAGGCATTAACGTTGTGCTGACGCGCAGTGACGATACGTTTCTTGAATTGAAGCAGCGCGTGAAAATTGCAGAGGACATCAAAGCAGACATCTTTGTTTCCATTCATGCGAATAGCGGTCCTGCTGCAGCGAATGGTGTAGAAACCTTCTATACGCGTTCGACCAGCAAAGCCCTGGCAGATATTATGCACAAACACCTCGTCCAGTCCTCGGGACTGAAAGATCGTGGAGTGAAAACGGCAAGTCTTCATGTAACCCGTGAGACAACCATGCCGGCGGTATTGCTGGAAGGCGGATTCCTCAGCAACGCAAGCGACGAGGCCGTCCTGTTCACCGAAAGCTTCCAGAACAGTGTGGCCAAAGGCATCGTAGCAGGGATCAAGGAGTATCTGGGAATCAATTAA
- a CDS encoding N-acetylmuramoyl-L-alanine amidase family protein: MKKWSTAVFALLFLCLLPVAAHAANVTPSIIIDGVRVEQAGAPAENIGKTVMVPIRIVSENLGYQVKWEKATQTVWVEKNNSHIEMSAGKTSATVNGTVVNLDAPPLIRQGTTLVPLRFIGEGMGLHVGWDNGTKTVSLESVPPVIEKDEQEEPSEAPIAQTALLQSISYDKDRLIVAVDGSIAPKISSLSEPDRIMVDLPETAFSSSFIEAQAGSPDGSGRIAVNDSGMVSQIRYALFSSSPSTVRVVFDLKQPATAKWSLGDNNVLLVDLTGGLGESTAEPSTPGKEGKQVVVIDPGHGGRQPGAESVTGAHEKDFNLAVALKVQALLQQYDTIQTVVTRQDDTELSLQQRVDIAELNQAVLFVSIHGNKFTTPVPNGIETLYTRKESKALADVLHKHVMQATGLKDRGIKTASLHVTRETTMPAVLLELGFLSNPADEAVMLTEEYQNKCAQAIVDGIVEYLGN, from the coding sequence ATGAAGAAATGGTCGACAGCTGTCTTTGCTTTGTTATTCCTCTGTTTGTTGCCTGTAGCTGCACATGCTGCTAACGTCACACCTTCCATTATCATTGATGGCGTCAGAGTGGAGCAAGCTGGAGCACCAGCCGAAAACATCGGCAAAACGGTGATGGTTCCCATTCGCATCGTGTCTGAAAATCTCGGTTATCAGGTGAAATGGGAGAAAGCCACCCAAACGGTATGGGTTGAAAAAAACAACAGCCATATCGAAATGAGCGCAGGCAAGACCTCGGCCACCGTGAATGGTACCGTAGTCAATCTGGATGCTCCTCCTTTGATCAGACAAGGCACGACACTGGTCCCCCTTCGTTTTATCGGTGAGGGCATGGGGCTTCACGTTGGCTGGGATAATGGTACCAAAACCGTCAGTTTGGAAAGCGTCCCGCCTGTTATCGAGAAGGACGAGCAGGAGGAGCCGAGTGAAGCACCGATTGCACAAACGGCATTACTGCAAAGCATCAGTTATGACAAGGATCGTTTGATCGTGGCTGTAGACGGCAGCATCGCTCCGAAGATATCGAGTCTGTCCGAACCGGATCGAATTATGGTTGACCTGCCCGAAACGGCGTTCTCGTCTTCGTTTATCGAAGCACAAGCCGGATCGCCGGATGGCAGCGGCCGGATTGCCGTAAATGACTCCGGCATGGTATCCCAAATCCGTTATGCGTTGTTCAGCAGTTCGCCTTCAACGGTGCGTGTCGTGTTTGACCTGAAGCAGCCTGCGACAGCCAAATGGTCGCTCGGAGATAACAATGTACTGCTGGTAGATTTGACTGGAGGCCTTGGAGAATCGACAGCGGAACCTTCCACACCGGGGAAGGAAGGAAAGCAGGTCGTCGTGATCGATCCGGGACATGGCGGAAGACAACCGGGCGCGGAGAGCGTGACCGGAGCGCACGAGAAGGATTTCAATCTTGCGGTGGCGCTTAAAGTGCAGGCTTTGCTTCAACAGTACGATACCATTCAGACCGTGGTGACGCGTCAGGACGATACGGAGCTATCGCTTCAGCAGCGCGTTGACATCGCTGAGCTGAATCAGGCGGTGCTATTTGTATCCATTCATGGAAACAAGTTTACGACTCCCGTCCCGAATGGCATTGAAACGTTGTACACCCGCAAGGAAAGCAAGGCATTGGCTGATGTATTGCACAAACACGTAATGCAGGCCACAGGACTTAAGGACCGGGGGATTAAGACGGCAAGCCTTCATGTCACGCGGGAAACAACGATGCCCGCTGTACTGCTCGAGCTTGGGTTTTTGAGCAATCCCGCGGATGAAGCCGTTATGCTTACAGAGGAGTACCAGAATAAATGCGCGCAAGCCATCGTGGATGGAATCGTAGAATATTTGGGCAATTAG
- the leuD gene encoding 3-isopropylmalate dehydratase small subunit, with protein MEAFKTLQGIVAPVDRVNVDTDAIIPKQFLKRIERTGFGQFLFYEWRFDEEGNNNPSFELNKPRYEGASILISRANFGCGSSREHAPWAIMDYGFRCVIAPTFADIFYNNCFKNGILPIKLSEEQVEDLFQRTAAHEGYQLNVDLENKTITDAHGLHIDFDLDEHRRQFLLQGLDDIGLTLQHDDAITAYEQRHAAKLFG; from the coding sequence ATGGAAGCATTCAAAACATTGCAAGGCATCGTGGCACCGGTTGACCGCGTAAACGTGGATACGGACGCAATCATTCCGAAACAGTTTTTGAAACGGATCGAGCGCACCGGATTTGGACAGTTTTTGTTCTACGAATGGCGCTTTGACGAAGAGGGAAACAACAATCCTTCTTTTGAATTGAACAAACCCCGTTATGAAGGGGCATCCATTCTCATTTCGCGCGCCAACTTCGGCTGCGGATCTTCTCGTGAGCATGCACCATGGGCGATCATGGATTATGGATTCCGCTGCGTCATTGCACCAACGTTTGCGGACATTTTCTACAATAACTGTTTCAAAAACGGCATTCTGCCGATCAAGCTGTCGGAAGAGCAGGTCGAGGACCTGTTCCAGCGTACCGCAGCGCATGAAGGTTATCAGCTGAACGTGGATCTGGAAAACAAAACGATTACGGATGCGCACGGCCTGCACATCGATTTCGATTTGGATGAACATCGCCGCCAGTTCCTGCTGCAAGGCTTGGACGACATTGGCCTGACGCTTCAGCATGATGATGCCATCACGGCTTACGAACAACGTCATGCCGCCAAACTTTTTGGCTAA